From a region of the Pecten maximus chromosome 18, xPecMax1.1, whole genome shotgun sequence genome:
- the LOC117317092 gene encoding glycoprotein 3-alpha-L-fucosyltransferase A-like gives MEAPPHLHFTGLPWIRAFNWTMSYRTDATIHNPYSEIIPLTREEEARATATYKNKDFTINKTKMAVAVISDCVDDAQRYRYIRELAKYVDIDYFGACGNLTCPVSPVAECNSHKYRFRIAFENAKCKDYVTEKFWNSLKQETVPIVNWISDQSVFLRSSYINIHDFKNAKELGKYLNMLRTNKKLYNQYFSWKTKFKFNTNNMHGFKYLCDALHTPREAQTIIDPRKWLKTDTCRMWSIKEVVRRHLDRFLFNLGL, from the coding sequence ATGGAGGCACCTCCTCACCTCCACTTTACAGGGTTACCATGGATACGAGCTTTTAACTGGACGATGTCGTATCGTACTGACGCTACTATTCACAACCCATACAGTGAGATTATCCCATTGACACGTGAAGAGGAGGCACGTGCTACAGCAACATACAAAAACAAGGATTTTACtatcaataaaacaaagatGGCCGTAGCAGTGATTAGTGATTGCGTGGATGACGCGCAAAGATATCGCTACATACGAGAGCTGGCCAAATACGTGGATATCGATTATTTTGGAGCTTGTGGTAACTTAACCTGCCCTGTGTCCCCCGTCGCGGAATGTAACTCCCATAAGTATAGATTCCGTATTGCTTTTGAAAATGCTAAATGCAAGGATTATGTTACGGAAAAGTTTTGGAACAGTTTGAAACAGGAAACTGTTCCAATAGTGAATTGGATATCAGACCAAAGTGTTTTCTTGCGGTCTTCGTACATAAATATTCACGACTTTAAGAATGCGAAGGAATTAGGAAAGTATCTAAATATGCTGAGGACTAACAAAAAACTTTATAACCAGTATTTTTCTTGGAAGACTAAATTCAAGTTTAACACTAACAACATGCACGGCTTTAAATACTTATGTGACGCCCTTCACACCCCACGCGAAGCTCAGACAATCATAGATCCAAGGAAATGGCTAAAAACGGACACCTGTCGTATGTGGTCG